Below is a window of Lebetimonas sp. JH292 DNA.
TAAAATAAAACGCTCAATCAAATATTTTATTAAAAAATACGATTTTCAAAACAAAAAAATCGACGCACTTCACCAAAGTGCCATAACATCGCTTGAAATGCTTAAACTTGCCATAAAAGGGGATACAATTGAAGACGCATATTCAACAATTATTTCCCAGGAAAAAATTGCAGATGAAATATACAAAGAACTGTTTAAAGAGATAAAATCAAAAGAAAATATAGATGAAATTTTAAAAATTATGAATGTTGCAAAAAGACTTGAAAGAATTACAGACAGCGTAAAAACAATTACAAAATATCTGCTTTTTGCAAAAGAAGGAATGGATTTTTGATAAAAATTGCCTTAATCGAAGATGAAGAAGATTTACTGGATTTATTGGAATTTAATTTAATAAAAGCTGGATTTGACGCAGTCGGATTTTTAAATACAAAGAAAGTAAGAGATTTTATTATAGAGGAAAATCCTGACCTTTTAATAATGGACAGAAATTTGCCGGATATTGAAGGAAGCGAATTTGTTAAAAATTTAAAAGACGAGGGATTTAATATTCCCGTTATTTTTTTAACCGCAAAAACAGCTGAAGAAGATGTATTGGAGGGCTTTGAAAAGGGTGCGGATGACTATATTAAAAAACCGTTTTCCATAAAAGAGATGATTGCAAGAATTAAAGCCGTTTTAAAAAGATACAATAAAGAGAGCAATGTCTTATTATATAAAAATTACAAACTCGATTTAATAAATAAAAATTTACTGATAGATAATGAAACAGTCGATTTAACAAAATCAGAATTTAAACTGTTAAAAGTATTTTTTGAAAATCCAAAAAGAGTAATTTCCAAAGATGAAATAGCTGAACTTTTAGAAATAAATGAAAAAAGCGTAAATGTCTCCATTAACAGATTAAACCATAAAATCAATTTAATCGAATCTAAAAGAGGAATCGGATACATAATAAAATAATATAAAATGGATAATGTATAATGAAAAAATTAAAAGTAAAAATTAAAAAGTTTTTTTTGTAAAAGCGAAAAAAAAGAGATAGAAAATCTAAAAAGAAAATTAAAAAAATCAGAACTTGAAAATAAAAAACTGAAAAAAGCAAATGAATTTAAAGACGATATCATTTCAGCAATTTCACACGAATTTAAAAATCCCATATCAATAATCAACGGTTATATCGAAACTATCTTAAACAACAGACTTGATGAAAACACAAATCAAAAATTTCTCGAAAAAATACATAAAAACTCACTCAGACTTACAAATTTAATAGACAGGTTATATTTAGTTACAAAAATAGAAAATCAAAAATTAAAACCTAATTTTAAAGAAGTAAAATTAGACAATTTAATAAAAGAACTGATAAAATCATTTGATGAAGAAAGGCTGATTTTAAATTTAAAGCCTGTAATAATAAAAGCAGATAAAAATCTGATAGATATTGCCGTTTCAAACCTTATTTCAAACGCCCTGAAATATTCTAAAGAGAAAGTTATTATAGATTTAAATGAAAATTTTTTAGAAATAACAGACAAAGGAATAGGCATAGAAAAAAACAAAATAGATTTAATAACACAGAAATTTTACAGAATTGCAAAAAACGACTGGGATAATTCACTGGGGCTGGGGCTTTATATAACAAAAAAAATTCTTGATATGCATAATTTTAAATTAAAAATCCAAAGCGAAAAGAAAAAAGGAAGTAAATTTTCTATTATTTTGAAAGAAGATAAGGAACTCCGATTACAATAGATGTTAAAACCAAAAGCGCTATAAAAATACCTATCATAAAAAGCCAGAAATTAAACGGTTTTTCTTTATTATTCATTGCAAAACTCCTTAATATTTTTAAAATTTGCCTTAATTACAGTTTTATCCTCGGGCGTGCATAAATATATATTATCATCTACGCCGCAGACATTTAAAATATCAATAACAGCATCTACATTCATAGCTTTAAAATTATATTTTTCTTTTAAATATGCTATTGCTTCAATATCATTTACCCCAAATACAAATTCGTCCAAATTATTAGCTATTAAAGCGGCTTTATCAATTCTTTCAAATTTTTTTCCATCTGCCGTATAAACATAAATATAATTCATTTTCTTTTCCTCATATTAATATACATATGTATTATATCGATAGCGGCGGGAGTAACCCCGCTTATTTCACTTGCCTGAAAAAGAGTAACGGGTCTGTGTTTTTCAAGTTTTTCAACTATTTCGCGGCTGAGCCCCGGAATCCCCCTGTATTCAAAATCTTCCGGAATTTTAACTTTTAGCATTTCTTTCATTTTATCAATCTGTGCTTTTTGCCTTTGGATATAATGATGATATCTTGCCTGAATCAAAATTTGCCCGAGTGCGTCATCACTTAAAGATGAGAACTCAGGAAACATGTTAAGAAGTTTTTCTTTTGTAAACGTATGCCTTGCGACTATTTTTCTTATTTCCATTTTATTTTGTATTTTCTCTTCTCCAAGGCTTTCAAGTTTTGTATTTATTTCTTTGTTTGGAGTCACGAATGTTTCATTTAATATTTTTGGGCGTTTCTTTTTTTCTTCTCTGAGTTTTAATACCTTCTCATATGTTTTCTCATCAAGAAGGCCAAGCTCATATCCGTAATCTGCGAGTCTTAGCATTGCGTTATCTTCTCTTAAAAGCAGCCTGTATTCACTCCTGCTTGTAAACATTCTGTAAGGTTCATTTGTTCCTTTTGTAACCAAATCATCTATCAATACACCGATATATGCCTCATCTCTTCTAAAAATCACAGGCTCTTTATCTTCAACTTTAAGCGCAGCGTTAATTCCGGCCATTATTCCCTGCGCCGCCGCCTCTTCATAACCGGTAGTTCCGTTAATTTGCCCGGCAAAAAACAGTCCTTCAATCTCTTTTGTTTCCAAAGAATGCTTAAGATTTGTAGGCTGAATAAAGTCATACTCTATGGCATAGCCGTATCTTACTATTTTTGCATTTTCAAGTCCCAAAATTGAATGGATAAACGCATCCTGCACATCCATAGGAAGAGAAGTTGAAAGACCGTTTAAATAATATTCGGTTGCCTCTCTTGTCTGAGGCTCTATAAATACATGGTGTCGTTCTTTATCCGGAAATTTATTCAGTTTATCCTCAATACTGGGGCAATACCTTGGCCCTATTCCTTCAATCTGGCCGGTAAAAAGAGGGGCTCTATAGAAATTGCTTTTAATAATATCGTGTGTTGTTTCATTTGTATATGTTATGTAACATGGGAGCTGCTCGGGATGAAATGTTTTTTTGTCTGTTCTGAATGAAAACGGTTTTGGATTTTTATCGCCTTCTTGCAGTTCCATTTTAGAAAAATCGATACTTCTTGCATCAATTCTTGCAGTAGTCCCTGTTTTTAACCTTTCCAGTTTAAAACCCAGATTTTCAAGTGATTTTGATATTTTTTTTGCAGGAAGTTCATGAAATCGGCCCCCTTCGAGTTTTACAGGACCGAAATGCATTATCCCCCTCATAAACGTTCCGGTGGTTAGAATCAGCGTTTTTGTCTTATAAACATTTAATAAATTTGTTTTAACACCTGCGACTTTCCCGTCTTTTACTATTATTTCATCCACAATTTCCTGGGCTATTTCAAGATTGGGCGTATTAAGTAGGGCGATTCTCATCCATATTCTGTATCTGTCCATATCAATCTGGGCTCTGCTTCCCCTGACAGCGGGGCCTCTGTTTTCATTTAAAATTCTAAACTGAATTCCGGCATTGTCGGTGGCAAGAGGCATAAGCCCTCCAAGTGCGTCTATTTCTTTAACAAGATGCCCTTTTGCAAGTCCTCCTATTGCCGGATTACAGCTTGGAGCTCCAATCTGCTCTACAAGCATACTTAAAAGAAGGGTCCTTTTACCCATTTTTGCCGCAGCTGCGGCAGCTTCTATTCCCGCATGCCCTCCGCCGACAACTATACAATCAAATTGTTTCATCTAACTCCTTTATATTGTCTGCATTTCTTACATAATTTTCTATATCATTAATTTTATTATTTAGTTTTAACATTTCATCAAATTCAGCTTCATTTTTCGGGGCTTTGAAATTTTTCTCAAAAACATCCAAAAGTATATTGGTGTTCCCGATAAGCATCAAATATTTTTTATTTTGATATTCAAACAAAACAACTTTGTTTTTGGCATCAATAAATTTTTGTGAAAGAACTTTCATATCATTTTTTAAAGCCGGTAATTTCGACGAAAACCCTCTTTTTTTTAAATAAAGCAGGATTATAGCCAAAATTATTAAAATTGTAACTACAACAATATACCTCGTAAAAGAAAAATTTTCTTTTGGCATCGTGGGCAGATTTGTCTGGAGAGGTTTTAAAGACTGAATTCTAAACCTTATTCCGTAACCGTCCGGCGTAAGCGCCACATTTACATTATACTTATTTTTTGAAGCTATTTCCACTTCAACAGAATTTTTTACCGGAGTTATAATAACGGATTTTACAAAAAAATTATTAAAATTTTTTTCTACTGCATTATCGGTTTTTATATTTTTTATTAAAAATCTGTTTTGTGCAAGTTTTATAATTTTGCCGTCGAATTTGGAATCAAGGGAAAAAAGAATATCCAATTTATTTTTGTTTTCAAAAAAATTAACATCAATCAGGTTTGCACTATAAATTAAACACGCCAAAAATAAAATAATTATTTTCTTCACTATTTTTCCTTTGTCAGATAATATACCAAAGAATTCGCATCCAAAACCTCATTTATTCTTATGGCAAGATTTTTTTCATAAACCATCACTTCGCCTTTTCCTATTATCCTGCCGTTTATATAAACTTCGGCGCTTTCCCCTGCAGGTTTGTTTAAATCTATTACACTGCCTTTTTGAAGGTTTAATATTTCCCTTAAACTCATTTCCACTCTTCCCAAATCACTTTCAAACAAAACCTCGGTATCTAATAAATGGCCGTAATCCGGAATTAATTCATAAATTCTCTCTTCATTTGGATTTTGCATTATTTTTCCTTAAACAGAATATAAAAACATACCGTTTTGTATTTAAACGCCAACACATCGTCATATTTAATATTTTTATTAAATTTTCCTAAAAACTCAGGGGTGGATATATTAAAATTTATTTTTTTCTTTTGGGCAATAATTTTGGCATTTCCCACTATTAGATTTGCAATTTCATTAGTTAAATCTTTCGGGTCGTAGTTTTTATCTCCGAACCAATATAAAGAAACCATATCAAGCTTTTCGGCAGGAACAACTATATAAATATCCGCTTTTTTATACCCGTCAATTTCTATTTTACTGACAAATCCGTTTATTTTTTCTCCGCCACATTCATCAAATTCAGTGTTTAGCGAATTTAAATAGTTTTTTACGGCTTCTTTTATAATTTCAATCATATCTTTCCCTTTTGGATATAATTTTATCAAAAAAAGGATGATTTTGATAAGTGCTATCCTAATAGGAATATTTACAGGCTTTGCAAGCGGATTTTTTGGAATTGGCGGAGGGACTATTTTGGTACCCGCTCTTTTATTTTTGGGATTTGAATTAAAAGAAGCAATAGGAATCAGTGTTACCCAAATGATGATGAGCTCTATTTTTGGAAGTTATCTTAATTACAAAAAAGGCCTTCTTAAAATAAAAAACGGTATCTCCCTTGGATTAGGAGGTGCACTCGGGGCAATGCTCAGCGGTATTATAGTAAAATATACGCCCAAAGAAATTTTGGGTATAATTTTTTTGACGCTTGTTTTTATTGCGATAATCAGGTTTTTTATAACCGTCGAAGAGCCTCAGCACGAGCCTCCGATAGACAATAAAAAACTTTTTTTTATAGGAATATTAGTTGGAACGATAGCAATAAGCGTAGGGGTGGGAGGGGCTATTTTAATAACCCCGATACTTGTAGGTTTTTTAAAATACAAATTAAAAACAACAGTAAGTCTTAGTCTCTTTTTTGTGGTATTTTCTTCCGTTTCGGGATTTATTTCACAGTCCCTCGCCGGCCATATTGATTATAAAGTCGGATTTTCAATAGGTATTGCAAGCTTAATCGGTACTTTTTTTGGTATAAAAGCATATCATACGCTTCATCCCAAACATCATAAAAAATTACTCTTAATCTGGTATATAGGAGTATTTGTTTCTATGATATATAAACTTTATTTTTAAGGATTTTAATGGATATTAAATTAGTAGCGGAAATTATAGTTTTTTTACTTATTGTTTTTAGAATTTATATTTTGGAAAGCTTTAAAATAAAAAGTGCGTCCGATAAACTTTTTGCACTTTATTATTTAAAAAACCATAATCCTATTTTGGGATATATAATTATTTTTTATATATTTGAAATTATAATTATAGAAATGACATTGTTACACAAAATAGACATTGCGTTAATCATACTTGCAACATTAGAAACTTTTATGATATACAGACATATATTTATTTCGCTCAAAACAGACGATAAGGATGATTATCTCGATACGGTGATAAAAAGAATGTTTTCTACGCTTACATATTCTGAATATATTGAAATAAAAGACCAGCTTTATAAAACACAGCCGAAATGGAAACTGTATGCCACTGAAATGTTTGTATTTTTATTTGCCGTATGGAGCATAGAGCTTGGATAATTTTAAATTATGAGTTATGAATTATGAGTTATGAATTATGAGTTTTGAGATGAGTAATTTATAAATTTTAATAATTCATAATTCACTACTCACTACCCTGCCGCTTTGCAAGCGGCCGGGCGGGCTCACAATTCACTACTCACCATATTTAAAAGGAGATTAATGGATAAAATAAAAGTTATAGGTGCCAGGGAAAACAATTTAAAAAATATAAATTTAGAAATACCTAAAAACAAGCTCATAGTTTTTACAGGTCTCTCCGGAAGCGGAAAATCAACTCTTGCATTTGACACTCTCTATGCCGAGGGCCAAAGAAGATATATCGAGAGTTTAAGCTCTTATGCAAGACAGTTTTTGGAACAGGCGGGAAAACCGGATGTGGATAAAATAGAAGGGCTCACCCCGGCTATTGCAATAGACCAAAAGACAACTTCAAAAAATCCGCGCTCAACCGTGGGAACTGTTACGGAAATTTATGATTATCTGAGGCTTTTATATGCAAGAATAGGAATTCAGCACTGTCATATATGCGGTGAAAAAATAACCAAAATGACTCCCCAGGACATCATTAACGAAATTTTAAAATTACCAAAAGGGGCAAAACTTATAATTTACGCCCCAATAATTAATAGAAAAATTGAGGAAAGAAGGGATAATCAGGGCTTATATAGACGGAGTTCTCATCAGGCTTGATGAGGAAGTTGAACTTAAAACATACAATAAAAGCGGTAATAGACAGGGTTATCATAAAAGAAGAAAACAAAGCAAGAATAGCCGAAGCGGTGGAAAAAGCTTTGAATAAAAGTTTCGGGGAAGTCGAAATAGAAATACTTAACGCCAAAGAATTAGGGATGGAAAAAGATTTTATTCACTACAGCGAGCATAAGGCATGTTTTAAATGTAAAGTCAGTTTTGAAGAGCTTGAGCCTACTTCTTTTTCTTTCAACTCCCCCAAAGGTGCATGTCCAAAATGCGACGGACTGGGTGTTGTTTATTCACTCGATATTGAAAAAGTAATAAAAGACAGACCTTTAAACAAAGGTGCAATTCCACTGATATGGGGTTTTAACAAAAAATATTACCAGGAGTTTTTTAAAGCGTTTTGCAAAGAAGTGGGAATAGATATGAATAAAAGTTTTTACGAACTTGACGAGCTTCAAAAAAAATTAATTTTAAACGGCACCGCTTATGACATTACATTTATTTACGCAAAACACACCATTTCCAAACCATGGCCCGGACTCAGACAAATAGCGCTCGATACCTACAAAGACGATATAAGCGAAATAATGAGCGAAAGCACTTGTCCGGTATGCCTTGGATACAGATTAAAACCGGAAAGCATAGCGGTAAAAGTAGCCGGAAAAACAATTGCTGAGATTATTTCTATGCCGATAGAGGAAGCATATAAATTTTTCAGCAATAAAAAAAATTTTGAATATTTATCCAACAAAGATAAAAAAATATCCGAACCTATTTTAAAAGAGATAAAAGAAAGGTTATTTTTTTTAGTGGATGTTGGACTTGGATATTTAACACTGAGCAGGGACGCAAGAACAATAAGCGGTGGCGAAAGCCAGAGAATAAGAATAGCCAGCCAGATAGGAAGCGGGCTGACAGGGGTGCTGTATGTATTGGATGAGCCAAGCATCGGACTTCACGAAAGAGATACTTTAAAACTCATAAATACACTGAAAAACTTAAGAGACAGGGGTAATACCGTAATTGTGGTCGAGCATGACAGAGAAACAATTTTAAATGCGGATTTCATCGTAGATATAGGTCCAAATGCCGGAAAAAACGGAGGAGAAGTTATTTTTGCGGGAAATGCGGACAAACTTATAAAAAGCAATACATTAACAGCACAGTATTTAAGATATGAAAAAGATATAAATTATCAAAAAAACCGCCCCCAAAATGAATGGCTAAAAATTAAAAATGTCAATATACACAATATTAAAAATTTAAATACTAAAATTCCTTTAAGGAACCTTGTATGTGTTACAGGTGTAAGCGGCAGCGGGAAAAGTTCTCTTATACTTCAGACACTTCTTCCTGTGGCAAAAGAAATATTAAATCATGCAAAAAAGATACAAAAAGTAAAAGGAGTGGAAATAAAAGGCATCGAACAGCTTGATAAAGTCATATATCTTGACCAAAGCCCGATAGGCAGAACACCAAGAAGCAATCCCGCCACTTATACGGGTGTTTTTGATGATATAAGGGCACTTTTTTCCTCAACTCCCGAAGCCAAGCTACGCGGTTACACTCCGGGCAGATTCAGTTTCAATGTAAAAGGCGGAAGATGTGAAGTTTGTAAGGGTGAGGGACAGATAAAAATAGAAATGCATTTTTTACCCGATATAATGGTAACCTGTGAAGCATGCAAAGGCAAAAGATACAACGATCAGACACTTGAAATTAAATACAGGGGAAAATCCATTGCGGATATACTTGAAATGAGTGTGGATGAGGCTTATGAATTTTTTGAAAAAATTCCTAAAATCAAACAAAAACTAAAGACTCTCAAAGATGTAGGGCTTGGATATATAACCCTTGGACAAAACGCCACAACACTAAGCGGCGGAGAAGCACAGAGAATAAAATTGGCAAAAGAATTAAGCAGAAGAGATACCGGAAACACCCTTTATATTCTGGATGAACCCACAACCGGTTTACATTTTGCGGATATAGATAATTTAATGAAAGTTTTATCACACTTGGTAGATTTAGGAAACAGTGTCATTGTAATCGAGCATAATCTTGATTTTATAAAAAATGCAGATTATATAATAGATATGGGACCTGAGGGGGGAAGCAAAGGAGGAAAAGTAATAGCAGCCGGGACAATAAAAGAAATAATAGAAAAATATCAGGATATCAGTTATACGGCTAAATATTTAGCTAAAGAATTAAAAAGAATCAACAAATCTAAATAATTTTTCTTGACATATGTTCAAAAAAGTATTATAATTATATTGAACATATGTTCTAAAGGATTTAAATTGCCTAAAAAAATCAGAAGAAGAAGAATAAGAGGTAAATTTCATCATAACTGTTTTAAACCGTGCGGAATGCCGGGACATAATTTGGAATATATTAATTTATCCAGAGATGAAATTGAAGCCATCAGACTTGCCGATTATAATGAAATGTATCAGGAAGATGCGGCAAAAGAGATGGAAATTTCCAGACCGACATTCAGCAGAATTTTAAACAATGCAAGAAAAAAAATAGCTTCTGCATTACTTGAAGGCAAGGCGATAGAAATAGAAAACTTTTAAGGAGTGAAAAATGAAAATAGCATTTCCAACAAACAATAAAGAAACTATAGCAAGTCATATTGGACTTTGTAAAGGTTTCTTGATTGTAGATACAAATACAGGGGAAAGAACATATATTGAAAACCCTGTAATGAAAACAATTCAGGAAGAACATATTGATTTAAAAGGGACAAAAGAAGGCGAAAGAGGCCTTGGAACAGGCAGAATTATACCGCCTTTTTTAGCAGAAGCCGGAGTCAATGTCCTAGTATCACATGAATTTGGCGAAGGTATGGAATTAAATCTTGACAGAGTCGGGATTATACCTTATCAAACAGATGAAAAAAATATTGAAAACGCATTAAATCAAATTAAGGAGGAAGATATGAGAGAATTTGAAAGAGGATATGGAAGAGGTTTTGGATACGGCAGAGGTTTTGGATACGGCAGAGGATATGGTTACGGAAGAGGTTTTGGAAACAGAGTATTTGATGAAAGAGATGAACAAAGAGGATACGGATACGGAAGAGGAGCCGGATTTGGACGTGGTTACGGATGCAGAGGCAGAGGATTGGGCCGTGGCTACGGAAGGGGGTTCGGTTTTAGAAGAAGATGGGAGGATTAATTCCATCTTCTTAAAAATTGTAACCTATTCCTCCATAAATAGAGCTGTTATAATTTTGATTAAAACTTATATCTCTATAACCAAGAAAAATTTGGGCATTATCTATTGGAAAATATCCGATTTGCGCATCTATTCTGCTAAATCTGTCGGCTTCGTCAAAACTTAATATTTTTGGAGCGTATTCACCTTCTGCTTTTACATATATTGGCAAAGAAACATTGGGTAAATACGTAAAAATTCCTATCCCCACAGGTATTGCGGTATTATTTTTAGTATGGACTGCATCTATTATTACAGAAAATTTGATATTTTGATATTCCATACCTATTAAATTTCCTTCGGCTTTAACACCTGCCGAAAAAAAATTGTGTTTATTAGAATTATCGTTATATATAAACTGCGCCCTGGCTTTTATAT
It encodes the following:
- a CDS encoding PhoU domain-containing protein, whose product is MLSKFEKELNKIEKLFEKTVEILSTTLKEKEIKDDFFLIDLKDLDDEVIKFIALLHPQGEFLREAIAILKITPFLNKIKRSIKYFIKKYDFQNKKIDALHQSAITSLEMLKLAIKGDTIEDAYSTIISQEKIADEIYKELFKEIKSKENIDEILKIMNVAKRLERITDSVKTITKYLLFAKEGMDF
- a CDS encoding response regulator transcription factor, translated to MIKIALIEDEEDLLDLLEFNLIKAGFDAVGFLNTKKVRDFIIEENPDLLIMDRNLPDIEGSEFVKNLKDEGFNIPVIFLTAKTAEEDVLEGFEKGADDYIKKPFSIKEMIARIKAVLKRYNKESNVLLYKNYKLDLINKNLLIDNETVDLTKSEFKLLKVFFENPKRVISKDEIAELLEINEKSVNVSINRLNHKINLIESKRGIGYIIK
- a CDS encoding sensor histidine kinase KdpD, with product MSAISHEFKNPISIINGYIETILNNRLDENTNQKFLEKIHKNSLRLTNLIDRLYLVTKIENQKLKPNFKEVKLDNLIKELIKSFDEERLILNLKPVIIKADKNLIDIAVSNLISNALKYSKEKVIIDLNENFLEITDKGIGIEKNKIDLITQKFYRIAKNDWDNSLGLGLYITKKILDMHNFKLKIQSEKKKGSKFSIILKEDKELRLQ
- the mnmG gene encoding tRNA uridine-5-carboxymethylaminomethyl(34) synthesis enzyme MnmG, producing MKQFDCIVVGGGHAGIEAAAAAAKMGKRTLLLSMLVEQIGAPSCNPAIGGLAKGHLVKEIDALGGLMPLATDNAGIQFRILNENRGPAVRGSRAQIDMDRYRIWMRIALLNTPNLEIAQEIVDEIIVKDGKVAGVKTNLLNVYKTKTLILTTGTFMRGIMHFGPVKLEGGRFHELPAKKISKSLENLGFKLERLKTGTTARIDARSIDFSKMELQEGDKNPKPFSFRTDKKTFHPEQLPCYITYTNETTHDIIKSNFYRAPLFTGQIEGIGPRYCPSIEDKLNKFPDKERHHVFIEPQTREATEYYLNGLSTSLPMDVQDAFIHSILGLENAKIVRYGYAIEYDFIQPTNLKHSLETKEIEGLFFAGQINGTTGYEEAAAQGIMAGINAALKVEDKEPVIFRRDEAYIGVLIDDLVTKGTNEPYRMFTSRSEYRLLLREDNAMLRLADYGYELGLLDEKTYEKVLKLREEKKKRPKILNETFVTPNKEINTKLESLGEEKIQNKMEIRKIVARHTFTKEKLLNMFPEFSSLSDDALGQILIQARYHHYIQRQKAQIDKMKEMLKVKIPEDFEYRGIPGLSREIVEKLEKHRPVTLFQASEISGVTPAAIDIIHMYINMRKRK
- a CDS encoding flagellar biosynthetic protein FliO: MKKIIILFLACLIYSANLIDVNFFENKNKLDILFSLDSKFDGKIIKLAQNRFLIKNIKTDNAVEKNFNNFFVKSVIITPVKNSVEVEIASKNKYNVNVALTPDGYGIRFRIQSLKPLQTNLPTMPKENFSFTRYIVVVTILIILAIILLYLKKRGFSSKLPALKNDMKVLSQKFIDAKNKVVLFEYQNKKYLMLIGNTNILLDVFEKNFKAPKNEAEFDEMLKLNNKINDIENYVRNADNIKELDETI
- the fliN gene encoding flagellar motor switch protein FliN; the encoded protein is MQNPNEERIYELIPDYGHLLDTEVLFESDLGRVEMSLREILNLQKGSVIDLNKPAGESAEVYINGRIIGKGEVMVYEKNLAIRINEVLDANSLVYYLTKEK
- a CDS encoding sulfite exporter TauE/SafE family protein; its protein translation is MISAILIGIFTGFASGFFGIGGGTILVPALLFLGFELKEAIGISVTQMMMSSIFGSYLNYKKGLLKIKNGISLGLGGALGAMLSGIIVKYTPKEILGIIFLTLVFIAIIRFFITVEEPQHEPPIDNKKLFFIGILVGTIAISVGVGGAILITPILVGFLKYKLKTTVSLSLFFVVFSSVSGFISQSLAGHIDYKVGFSIGIASLIGTFFGIKAYHTLHPKHHKKLLLIWYIGVFVSMIYKLYF
- a CDS encoding DUF134 domain-containing protein, with translation MPKKIRRRRIRGKFHHNCFKPCGMPGHNLEYINLSRDEIEAIRLADYNEMYQEDAAKEMEISRPTFSRILNNARKKIASALLEGKAIEIENF
- a CDS encoding NifB/NifX family molybdenum-iron cluster-binding protein, producing MKIAFPTNNKETIASHIGLCKGFLIVDTNTGERTYIENPVMKTIQEEHIDLKGTKEGERGLGTGRIIPPFLAEAGVNVLVSHEFGEGMELNLDRVGIIPYQTDEKNIENALNQIKEEDMREFERGYGRGFGYGRGFGYGRGYGYGRGFGNRVFDERDEQRGYGYGRGAGFGRGYGCRGRGLGRGYGRGFGFRRRWED